The genomic DNA TATCACGTCTACTATCCGAGGCACATCGAATGGTACACCGCCGGTGACGACCTCGGGAGGATCGACGAGATCAAGGAAGCCGTCATGCAGTACGGCGTGATGGGCACCTGCATGTGCTATTCCGAGGAGTACATCCAGGATTACATCCACTACCAGCCCCCGTCGAGCGAAGAACCGCCCAACCACGCGATCGCCATCATCGGCTGGAACGACACCCTCCAGACGCAGGCCCCCGAGCCCGGGGCTTGGCTCTGCAAGAACAGCTGGGGCGCGGGATGGGGTCTCGACGGCTGCTTCTGGATCTCCTACCACGACCGCTGGGCCGGGCACGAACCGCAGATGGGCGCAGTGTCCTTCCGCGATGTGGAGCCCATGCGCTATGACTGCGTGCTCTACCACGACCTCCACGGCTGGCGGGACACCATGGCCGGAACAGCCGAGGCCATGAACGCATTCGTCACCGGATCGCCGATGCTGGTCTCCTCGGGCGGCTTCTTCACCGCCTCCGACAGCACTGTCTGGGCGCTCTCGGTCTACTCGGGCTTCGACGGCGGAGAGCCGTACGGTATGCTGGCATCCGACTCGGGGATGTTCGTCCATGCCGGGTACCACACCGTCGACTTCCCGGAGCCGTTCGAGACGGTGGATGGGGACAGCCTCTACGCCGTGCTCGCCCTGGACCGCGGAGGCCAGCCCTACGACAGGACTTCCGACGTACCGGTCCTTCTCGGGGCGAGCTACAGGACGATCGTCGAATCCTCGGCCTCGGAAGGCGAGAGCTTCTACAGGGACGGCTCCGGGAACTGGGCCGACTTCCAGGGATGGGACGGCAACCCGTTCCCCGGGACCGGCAACTTCTGCATCAAGCTCCTGGGCTCGACATCCGGGCTGCATGTGACGCCGGGCGGACCGGTCATCGTCGAGGGACCGTGCGGAGGGCCCTTCGAGCCGGCCCAGTTCGGCCTGGATGTCACGGCCTTCTCTGTGGAGCCCCACGAGTACTCGATCGGGGTCGAGCCGTCGGTCGACTGGCTCTCGGTGACGGGCCCGTCCCTCGGCGTGCTCGAACCCGGAGGAACCGTGCAGGCGGGCTTCGAGATCAACGCCAACGCGGCGCTGCTCGATGGCGGGGCCTACGGCGCGATGATCCTGGTGGACGACTGCACGTCGGGGACCACGGCCCAGATACCCGTGCAACTGCTCGTCGGCGGGGCCGTCACCGTCCATTCCTGGGACATGTCCTCCGATCCCGGCTGGGAGATGGATCCACTGTGGGCCTGGGGAGT from Candidatus Fermentibacter sp. includes the following:
- a CDS encoding lectin like domain-containing protein is translated as MGTPVSGLREGYIILLLAAALPCAALPVAFDLRDVDGECFVTSIKSQEGGTCWTHGTMAAIEGNLLMTGVWESAGEEGEPDLAEYHLDWWNGFNDNWNGDVDPVSGSGLTVHFGGDYMVASAYLTRGDGAVRDTDGQSYDPAPLQYSPGYHVYYPRHIEWYTAGDDLGRIDEIKEAVMQYGVMGTCMCYSEEYIQDYIHYQPPSSEEPPNHAIAIIGWNDTLQTQAPEPGAWLCKNSWGAGWGLDGCFWISYHDRWAGHEPQMGAVSFRDVEPMRYDCVLYHDLHGWRDTMAGTAEAMNAFVTGSPMLVSSGGFFTASDSTVWALSVYSGFDGGEPYGMLASDSGMFVHAGYHTVDFPEPFETVDGDSLYAVLALDRGGQPYDRTSDVPVLLGASYRTIVESSASEGESFYRDGSGNWADFQGWDGNPFPGTGNFCIKLLGSTSGLHVTPGGPVIVEGPCGGPFEPAQFGLDVTAFSVEPHEYSIGVEPSVDWLSVTGPSLGVLEPGGTVQAGFEINANAALLDGGAYGAMILVDDCTSGTTAQIPVQLLVGGAVTVHSWDMSSDPGWEMDPLWAWGVPQGGGGEHGHPDPASGATGSCVLGYNLEGDYENLLPCLSATTGPIDCSNLSGTSLRFMRWLGVQVNGFDEAAILASTDMKEWSTVWSNAEVYMDQSDSEWVEVEYDISGLADGEQCVYLRWVMGPTNDGWRFCGWNIDDVEIRGIPAAGPGGLLPASLALGAAHPNPSTGTVSATLGLPASGNVYVGVYDLAGRLVTTLSDGWLLQGEHEMVWDGRHASGEAAATGVYFIRACRGTADSVSKVVLLTAP